The Pseudanabaena yagii GIHE-NHR1 genome segment TCGACTTCGCTCAGCTAACTTTGGCTGAGCGAAGTCGAAGCCATAGGTACTTTAATTAATAGCAAGTCCCTTAGAGGAATTTTTAAAGCGTGGTAAAGCGACGCTTTAAAAATTTCTCTAAGCTGTACTTAAAATTTATTGAGGAGTAACTACATGAATTGTAAAGCCATAGCCACTTACTCTTTGTCCAGCGCGGACTTTACAACCTTTGCGTAATTCAGTCTGACCATCTACCTCCACCTCACCGTCAATAATCATTAACTTGGCAGCACCACCCGTATCCGCAACCCCACAAACCTTTAATAAATTGCACAAAGTAATATATTCACCTGCTAGTTCAAAGGTTTCCTGAAAATTTTCTTGCATTGTGTTTTTATTAAGTTAATTTGCGCTAAAAAGTAAGCATAATAGATGCAGTATCGCGAAATCTCGATTCGGCTAAAAATAGTTTAATGATTAGAGCTTAGCTCTGCTCATGCATACTGCCATCTTTATTGAGCACCACCCTAAAAATTAGTTCGTTAAAATTTCCATGAGTCAACTGTGGCAAGAGTTAGAGCGCGAAGTCGAAAGGCGGCGCACCTTTGCAATTATTTCCCACCCCGATGCGGGGAAAACTACCCTTACTGAAAAACTATTGCTGTACGGAGGTGCGATCCACCTTGCGGGTGCGGTCAAAGCTAGAGCCGCTCAGCGTCATGCTACATCAGACTGGATGGAATTAGAGAAACAACGCGGGATTTCGATTACCTCGACGGTGTTGCAATTTGACTATATGGGCTATTGCATTAATTTGCTCGATACCCCCGGCCACAAAGATTTTAGTGAAGACACCTATCGCACCCTCGCGGCGGCGGACAATGCGGTGATGCTGGTTGATGGGGCAAAGGGCTTAGAGCCACAAACTCGGAAGTTATTTGAAGTTTGTCGGATGCGATCGCTGCCAATTTTTACCTTCATCAATAAAATGGATCGCCCCACCCGTGAGCCATTGGAACTGTTAGATGAAATCGAAAAAGAGTTAGGGATCACTCCCTATGTGATGAATTGGGCGATTGGTACGGGCGATCAGTTTAAAGGTGTGTACGATCGCGCTACGAAAACCGTGCATTTGTTTCAACGAAGCGCTCACGGACAACGCGAAGCAACCGTTGATATCTATCCCTATGATGATCCCCAAGCCATTAAATTTATTGGCAATAATCTCTATAACCAACTGCTCGAAGACTTAGAAGTTCTCGATTCCCTCGGTGCAGAATGGAATACGCAGGATTTACATCGGGGTAAACTCACCCCAATTTTCTTTGGTAGTGCCATGACCAATTTTGGTGTGGAACTATTCTTGAAATCTTTTCTAGAATTTGGCATGACTCCCACTGTCCACGAAAGCTCAAGTGGTGAAGTCTCGCCAACGGATGAAGATTTCTCCGCCTTTGTCTTCAAGCTGCAAGCGAATATGGATCCACGCCATCGCGATCGCATTGCCTTTGTGCGGGTTTGCTCTGGCAAGTTTGAGAAAGACATGAGTGTGACACATTTACGCAGTGGTAAGAGCATTCGGCTGTCCCATGCCCAAAAATTATTTGGTCAGGATCGTGAGGCGATCGATGTTGCCTATGCAGGTGATGTCATCGGCTTGAATAATCCCGGAATGTTTGCGATCGGTGACACGATTTATCTTGGTAAAAAGCGTCAATATGCGGGAATTCCCTGCTTTTCTCCAGAACTATTCTGTACACTCCGTAATCCTAATCCTTCTAAGTTCAAGCAATTCCGTAAAGGGATTTCTGAACTACAGGAGGAAGGTGCAATTCAAATTATGTATTCCGTTGATGAATCGAAGCGCGATCCAATTCTAGCTGCCGTCGGACAGTTACAGTTTGAAGTCGCTCAGTATCGACTCCAAAGCGAATACAGTGTCGAAACCATTCTCGAATCGATGCCTTATTCCGTAGCGAGATGGGTTGAGGATGGCTGGGAAGCGCTCGAAGCTGTGGGTAGACTATTTAATACAATGGTGGTCAAAGATAGCTGGAATCGTCCTGTTTTGTTATTTAAAAACCAATGGAACTTAAATCAAGTGGAAGCTGATCACCCTAAGTTGAGATTAAAAGCGATCGCCCCCATTGCCGAGTTAACTACTACTGATACAAAGTAAGTCCTACATATACCAAACCGTAGGATGTGCTAGTTAAACGTAACGCATTTAATAACTAGTAAATATGGGTTACGCTGTCGCTAACCCATCCTACGGATTCATCAATTTACTTGTTATTACTGAAAACTATGACTGAGTCATTGGATGCTAAACAAAAAAGAGAAGAAGCTCTGTTATCGGCATTTCTAGAAATGGTGCGATCGCCTGATGGAGATTTTGGTGTAATTGATCGCCTTGCGGCGGCGAGTGCAGATTTAGAAAGCTTACAATTAATGATTCAGTCTTTATCTCGCCATCCTCAAGGGAAACTTGCTTTTGCGACCTATCCCCGTGTTGGTGTAGTTGATTTAGAACAGCTTGCCCTTTTGCCAAGTCATACTCTTGGTTATACCTATGCTCAGCATATGATCAAAAACAACCTCAAGCCATTGCAAATGAAGCCTAGTAACAATGACTATGAGTTTTTAGGTGCACATATTACCGAAACCCATGATATTTGGCATGTGATTACGGGATTTGAGACCAATATTATTGGCGAGATTCAGTTAGAAGCTTTCTATGTATCCCAAATGCGTTTCAGCCGATTCTGGTTAGCTTTAATTACCAAAAATCTCTTAAAAACTGTGGTCTATGATATTGAACGTTCTACAGAGTATATGGATGCGATCGCACAGGGATGGCTTTTGGCAAAACATGCTCAACCTCTATTTGGGATAGATTGGAAACTTCTGTGGGAGAAGCCTCTAACGGAGCTTCGCGATTCATTGAATATCAAGATTTTATAAAATAATCATTTTATAGAAGGCAAAATACTATTGTGATCGTGGCGATCGCTATATATCTTTAGAAATAATTCTTTAGTATCATTTTTTAATCGCTATAAACGAAGCACATTGCAAATGTATTTAACAATACTTTACATAATTGTAAAATAGTTGTAATGTTAGCGCCATGTTAAAAGTTGGTATAAATTTCCTTTTGGCTACTGTACAGATCATGATTACTAATGGAGGTAATGTCATGACAGAACTAGGTATGCAATTGCAAGACTGATGAAGGCTTCATCGTGCTTTTACGAAGCACTTTGTTGTCACAAATGACTAAACAAACCTTTTAGAAGTCAACATATATAAAAGTTTGGTCATCTGCTGGCAACAAAACTCGCAACGGGATTACTTTTTGTCTCACAAAATTTACGTTGTATGGTTTCGTGCTAACGGCATAGGTTAGAGAATCCATATCAACCCCAAACAGTAAAAAATAGTGAGACCTCAACATCGGAGGTTTTATGAATGTACGCGGAAAAACGGCTCTGATTACAGGAGCTTCGAGGGGTATTGGTCGAGCGATCGCCTTAGAATTAGCTCACCACGGTGTAAAGTGCTTGATTCTGGTTGCCCGCGATCAAGACCGTTTAAATTCTCTAGCTTCTGAAATAGAAGATTTAGGGATAGAAGCTGTAAGTCTACCTTTAGACCTATCACAAACGATTGAAGTGAACATTGCGATCGCCCAAGTATGGAGAGATGTTGGTCCTATTGATATTTTGATTAACTGTGCGGGTGTGGCGCATCAATCCTCATTTTTGCGATCGCGCTTTCAAGATGTGCAGTCGGAAATCGAAATTAATCTACTGGGTATGTATGCAATCACCCGCATGGTGGCACGACGAATGGCGGTGCAGCGTCGAGGCAGCATCGTCAATGTGTCTAGCCTGATGGGTAAAGTTGCTGCACCAACGATGGCAACCTATTCGGCGACTAAGTTTGCGATCGTTGGTTTTACTCAAGCTCTGCGTGGAGAGTTAGCTGCTTACAACATCAAAGTATCGGCTTTACTTCCCTCTCTCACAGATACAGATATGGCGCAGGATTTAGAGTGGTTTCGTTGGGTTTCCCTAATGACTCCTAAGCAAGTTGCTAAGGCTCTCATCTCTGGATTAGAGCGCGAAGCACCCGAAATTCTGGTCGGCTGGCAGAGTCATCTCGCAGTTTGGTGTCATCGGCTCTTTCCATTCCTAATGGAAAAGATCTTGCTCATGGCTGCTCCTAAAGTTAGTTAAAAAAGAGAGAACTGCTTCGCAGTTCTCTCTTTTTGATTAGAGTAAAAAATCAGGCGATCGCGTAATTGCATACATCTTGACATCCCAAGGACGATTTTTTGTGAATACATAATTATGTAGAATTCCTTCAAACTGCATTCCAGATTTTTCTAAAACTCTGGCTGAGCCAATATTATCAACAGCGCAATATGCCTGAATCCTGAGCAAATGCATCACATGAAAACCGAAAGTGATCGCCGCTTGTGCGGCTTCTGTCATTAATCCCTGTCCCCAATATTCCCTTGCGATGACATAGCCCAATTCCGCACGGCGATGGATTGGCGTGTTGTGCAAACTGCAAGTCCCAATTAATTTGCCACTTTCTTTCTCAACGATTCCCCACTTCATTCCTTTCCCAGAACGATAGATCGCAAAGGCAACGTTATTTAAATATTCGTAGGTATCCTTTATTGACTGATGTGCATCCCATAATGTGTAAGTTGTGACTTGAGGATCGCTAGCATAGGCAAAGATATCCTCGGCATCTTCAATGGTTATTTTACGAAGAATCAGTCTTGGTGTTTGTAAAGTTAGAAATTGTTCTGGCAGATCTCGCATGGTGATAGGTCTATAAATTTTCTACACAATGCTTTACATTTCACCTAGCATCACAGACTAAATGTAAAGTATTTATTTAGTGATAAACGCTTATAACAAATCCTAAGTCCAATCCCTGAAATATTTAGTAATTACAAAGAAACGATTATGACTATCGCTCCTGTTGCTCCTAGTAAGGTTTTACCAAAAGTTCCTGTTGATTCTAAGACTCGCGTGAAACAATTCATGCAGAACTTACAAGACAGCATTTGCCAAGGTTTAGAGGAATTAGACGGCAAAGCTAAATTTAAACAAGATCAGTGGGAACGACCTGAAGGCGGCGGCGGCAGATCTCGTGTAATTACCGATGGTGACTATTTTGATAAGGGTGGCGTAAATTTCTCTGAGGTCTTTGGCTCCCAATTGCCCCCAACCATTTTGCGCCATCATCCAGAAGTTGCAGGCGAAACATTTTATGCAACGGGGACTTCGATGGTGCTGCATCCTAAAAATCCTTACGCACCAACAGTTCACCTAAACTATCGTTATTTTGAAGCAGGTCCAATCTGGTGGTTTGGTGGCGGACTCGACCTCACCCCTTACTATGGCTTTGGCGAAGATGCTAAGCATTTGCACACTACACTCAAAGCTGCTTGCGATCGCCACAATCCCAATTACTATCCTGTTTTCAAGCAATGGTGTGATGATTACTTTTTCCTCAAGCACCGTGGTGAGACTCGTGGGGTCGGTGGTATTTTCTTTGACTACCAAAATGGTGAAGAAGGACTTTATAAAAACAGTAATGACTCGACAACTGCTCAGGTCATGAGTGACGAGATCGGTGATGTACCTCGTACTTGGGAAGAAATTTTCGCCTTTGTTCAGGATTGTGGTAATGCGTTCTTGCCTGCCTATACCCCGATCGCCAATCGTCGTCGCAATATGGAATTTGGCGATCGCGAAAAGCAATGGCAACTCTACCGTCGTGGACGTTATGTTGAATTCAACCTTGTCTATGATCGCGGCACAATTTTCGGTCTGCAAACCAATGGACGCACCGAGTCAATTTTGATGTCACTTCCTCCTCTAGTACGTTGGGATTATGATTATCATCCTGAACCCAATACCCCTGAAGCGGAATTGCACACAACCTTCCTAAAACCCCAAGACTGGGTTAACTGGCAAGGTTAATAAAAAAGCACCTCGTAAGAGGTGCTTTTTTATAGCAATGTAAGAAAACAAATCAAAACCCAAATATAGTGAAGGCGGCACTTCGTGCCGCCTTCACTATATTTGGGTTTTATGTTCTAAGCAAAACTTACATTGCTATATTAGAAAAATATAATGTCCAAAAGATTTCAATGTTCAGGCTTATGACAGAAATCAGCAATTCCATCACTGAAAATTTTGCAATTAATGTGTATCCACAAAATAATGGGTGGTATATCTGCGAACTGTTAGACCTCTCCACTAATACTATTCGCTGCTATTGCAGACAAGAGAACATGCGATCGCTAATGCGCTGGAAAAGCTAGCAGCAAGCTATCGACAGATTGCTGAGGATCAACAACAAAACATCGCTTGGGAAGAAACAAAAAAATCAGAAACGGGAGAAGTTATTGATAGTTTTTACCATGTAATTCTTCACTACGAAGACATTATTGAAGTAGAGTCAAAGTTTGAAGCATTGCATAACACAATTATAGGAAACACTGTAGTTGAAAATGCCATAATCACAGTGCTTGAAATTGATCAAGATCTTCCAATTGAGCCATTAACAAAATTATGAGATTGGTAGTGCTAAATAGGTAAAGATGGGCGGCGCGAAGCGCCGCCCATCTTTACCTATTTATGAGATTAGTCTATCTAAATCTCTAAGTCTCATTTTTAGAGTGATAATTTTAGATGGCAAGATAAAATGATCCAATGTTAGAAATCAACAACCTTAGTGTTAACTATGGCGGAATTCAGGCTTTGCAAGATGTGAGCTTGACTGTCAATGAGGGCGAAGTTGTCACTTTAATCGGGGCAAATGGTGCGGGTAAAACAACAACTTTACGCACTATTTCGCGCTTGGTATCACCGCGATCGGGACAGATCCTCTACAACGGCAAAAATATTACGAGCTTAAGACCCGATCAAGTGGTGCAAGCTGGCATTGCCCATAGTCCCGAAGGTCGCAGAGTATTGGCTCGACAAACAGTATTAGATAATTTGGAACTCGGTGCTTTTTTGCGGAGCGATCGCTGGGGGATTAAAGCCGATATCGAAAAGCAATTTCAGATATTTCCACGCCTCGGTGAGCGGCGCGATCAACTCGCTGGAACCCTAAGTGGTGGTGAACAACAAATGTTAGCGATCGCCCGTGCGGTGATGAGTCGCCCGAAGTTATTACTGCTCGATGAACCGAGCTTAGGCTTAGCACCGCAAATTGTAAGGGAAATTTTTAAAACGATTGTGGAACTGAATAAATCTGGTGTAACTATTCTCTTAGTTGAGCAAAATGCCACCTTGGCTCTACAAAATGCAAACCGTGGCTACGTGATGGAATCAGGAATAATTACAATTGAAGGACAAGCTTCTGATTTATTAATTGACGAAAGAGTGCGTCAAGCGTACTTAGGATAGTGGGGCAATACTCGCTCTTAGTCAAAAACTTTTTCGGATTTTCTGTTTTAACCAACACTTTTAACGCACAATTTTAAGTAGATACCTAGCGCACCATATTGTTTCGTATGATTGAGACCCTGAATAAGCTGCCTCGTTGGTTTTCGCTTGGCTTAACTTTTCCGTTGATTTTTCTCAATGGTTGGTTATTGCTATTGCTATGCCGAGAATTACAACCATTAGTCAGCATTCTCATTACGGCAACAGTGATTTCCTTTTTGCTAGATTATCCCATTCGCTTTCTAATTAAATTGAAAGTGAAGCGTGGTATTGCCGCAGGATTAGTGATCCTCATCTTTTTCATGCTGCTTGGCACTTTAGCTATTTTTCTCGTGCCGCTAATTTTGGCACAGGCAAATGAATTACTTGTGCGTCTGCCTGATTGGATTAAGTCAGGTCAGCAGCAACTACAAACCATTGAGACTTGGGCGCTCGCGCAGCAATTACCGATTGATATTAGTAGTACCTTTAATCAACTAATTGAAAAATTGACAGGTGTGCTGCGATCGCTAACCAGTCAACTTTTTAGCATCGTTTTTGGAGCGATCGGTAGTATTGTCAATGTCTTTTTAACTTTAGTATTTTCTATTTTTCTAGTTCTGCGTGGGCAAGATCTTTGGAATGGCTTACTTAGTTGGTTGCCCCAAAAATGGAATGATCAAGTGCGGAATTTGCTACCCCGCAATTTTGAACGCTTTATTGTCGGGCAAGTAACTTTAGCAACTATCCTCGGCGTATGCCAAACCACAGCCCTGTTGATTTTAGGTGTCCCCTTGGCTCAACTGTTTGGATTTGGTATTGGGATTGCGAGTCTGATTCCCCTTGGTGGCTCCACATCAATTATTACGATCAGTCTATTGCTTGCCCTACAAAACTTTTGGTTAGGAGTAAAGGTTTTATTGGTAGCTGTAGCTGTTATTCAGGTCGTAGAAAATGTATTAGGCCCTCGCATTGTCGGTGAATTAACAGGACTGAACCCTGTTTGGATGTTAATTTCCCTAGATATTGGCTTTAAGCTCAATGGGGTTTTAGGTTTGTTAGTTGCCGTACCGATCGCAGGTTTTATCAAAGGCACTTTTGACACAATTCGTGGTGTTAAGCCACCAATAACTAAGGAGGTTGAGGTAATAGCCGACGCAAATACTGAAGTGTTACTAAAGTAAAGAGAGCTATGGGCAAACCCCTTGGATTACTTTAAGTTTTTGTAACTTATAACCCAATCAATAGATACTCTGTTAATCTAAATAAAATAAACATGAGCAGCGCAAATGCTACTCATGTTTCTCTTTTTATAGACCAACTGACAACTTGTGCATATGAAGCGTTTTCGGGATGAATGGATTGACGAATGGTGTCAAGAAAATGGTTGGACTGACCTATTCGTAGAGCGATGCTGTAATTATTGGGCATTTCCGCCCAGCTCTGTCATGCCCTTGCCAATCCCTAACGATACCCTTCGAGAGATCAAAGCTGCTAAGGGGATGAGTGATGATGAAAAGTTTTGGACATTAGCCGCGATCGCAATTTCCTGTATTGCATCAATATTTAGTTTTATCTTTAAAAATCCCCTACCCATTACCTGTGCATTTGGCTGTGTCGCCTTTATCGTCGGACAGCTAGAAATCGAAGAATTTTAACCAAAACGTCAGTTCAGGTTAAGCTGGCAAATTTTAAAAGACTAAAAGTAAAAGCCTTGCTAAGCAAGGCTTTTACTTTTAGTCTTTGAGAGAGGGTTTGCAACGCAAATCCTCTCTCAAAGACCGTTTCAAATTATCCCGAACTCTTGTTAATCAAAAGGGGATGCAATGCATCCCCTTTTGATTTAGACAAGAAAGGCTCGCTTAGCGAGCCTTTCTTTATAGAGCCAATATTTTGGCTACCAGTGCCAGACTTTCCTCAAAAAGCACCTCTCGCCCCCAGCGCTGTAACTGTTGACCGAGCAGGGTATCAGCACTTTGATCGGATAAAGGTGATACCTGATGCACACGATAGTTCTGTGCGCCACCACCAGCTTCCATCCGCATACAGCCTGTGGACTCAGAGCAGAAAACATTACAAGCATCAGTATTTTGATTAGAAGCAGTTAAGCGCAAACCAATCAAATCACCAATTACTTCTCCGGGATCACCAACGGGGATCGCTGCGAGTTCAGCTTTGATTCGGAGATCGTGTCGTCCCTCAAAAATAATATGCTGAATGTCATAATCGCCACCTTCACTGGTGCGTTCGACTGGTTCCCATTCCAAACGGCTAGCGATCCAGCCTAAAAACATCAGGGCTTGGGTACTATTACCGCGTTCATAGTCAATGGTAATTCCATCGATTTCCCAAACGGCAGCACGGCGATCGGGTTGGTCAAAGGCCTGAGCCGTGAGTTCTTGCCAAGGAGCTAGCCTTTGCCAGTTGAGATCGGCAATTTGGGTGCTAGCTTGGATCATTGCTTTGACCTTTAGCAAGTCTGCTTCAGAATTACTAAAAGTTGCCGAGTCCATAATTAAGCGATCGCTTAAATTGACCAGCTTCTCAAACATTCTGGTATTGGGAGCAGGGCTATCTTTCCACCAGAGAAATACAGGCAAATCGGGGATCAGCAATTCTGGAAGAATACTATGTACCCGCTCAAAGGAAGTCTTTGCTCCAGAGAGTGTGATGTATTCTCCACAAATTAAGGAGCTACGGCTTTTTTGAATTGGGCAGTAAGCTGCTACCTGTGCAGATATACCTTGATCCTCACCCTCAAGGGTGACCAGATCAATGACTCGACAGGGACTTTGAGAAGCGATCGATTCTACCGAAGCAATCCGTGATGCTGCACCAATAGTTTCTGGTTCATATACCAATAGGTTAAAGGTGGTGGCACGAGCCGCAGAGTTCTCACCATAGGACTGCCAGATTTTGCTTAGCTCTGCTTCGACTTGGGATACCGAGACATCTTTGGGAGCTTGCAAAGATACGACGGGAGTTGCTTGAGTATTCATAGGGAAAAGTTAAATCTAAATCAACACCGTTTACCTTGAGTTTTAGAGATTCGGGCGTATTCCAAATCTCTAAAACTTTATTTGTCATTAAATAAATTGGCTCAGCCAATTTATTTAATGTTTTATAGCCGTCGCCACTGTCGCCCATCACGCTCGATTAGCTGTTCCGATTCTGTTGGTCCCCAAGTACCTGCCTCATATTGGGGAACTAAGCTGGGATCACTAGGTTGCTCCCAAGCGGTAAGCGCAGGTGTTACTACTTTCCAAGCAGCTTCAACTTCGTCGCCGCGTGTAAATAGGGTTTGATCGCCTAACATACAGTCTAGCAACAGGCGATCGTAAGCATCGGAGCCTTCGATACCAAAGGTCTTGCCATAGCCGAAGTCCATTTCTACGGAACGCGATCGCAGATCAGCCCCCGGCATCTTAGCCTCAAATTTTAAGGCGATCCCCTCATTAGGTTGAATCCTCAGCGTTAGTACATTGGGAGAAACCTGCTTAGCTGCTGACTGAAATAGTAAATAGGGGACATCACGAAACTGAATCGCAATTTCACTGACTTTTTTCGGCATCCGTTTACCAGTTCGCAAATAGAAAGGCACACCTTGCCAGCGCCAATTATTGACTTCAAATTTCATGGCAACATAGGTGGGCACAAGGGATTCAGGATTAACATTCGGTTCATCGCGATAGCCCTGTACCTGCTTTCCTTTCATCCAGCCTGCACTATATTGGGCGCGTACACACGATCGCTCTAATTTGCGAGTATCGGCGAGACGAGTTGCTTGAATCACCTTTACCTTTTCATTTCGCAATGAATCGGCATCCATCGAGTTAGGCGGCTCCATCGCAGTTAAACAGAAAAGCTGCATTAAATGGTTTTGCAGCATATCTCTGAGTGCCCCAGAGTTTTCGTAATAGCCCGCCCGATCTTCCACACCAACAGTCTCGGCAACTGTAATTTGCACATGATCGATAAATTGTCGATTCCACAATGGCTCAAAAATGGCATTGGCAAAGCGCAAAACCAAAAGATTCTGAACCGTTTCTTTGCCTAGATAATGGTCAATTCGATAGATCTGCTTTTCATCACAAGCTTTCTGCACAACGCGGTTGAGATCTTGACAGGAAGATAAATCTCTGCCAAAAGGCTTCTCAATGACCACGCGAGTTTTCTGGGCATTTTTGATCATTCCCGCTTGCCCTAACTTCTCGATCGCATCGGTGAAGTAATTAGGCGAAACTGCTAAATAAAAGACTCGATTACCGCGAGTGCCTCTTTCTTTATCAATCTCTCCCAACAATTCATCGAGCTTACGATAATCATCAAGATTGCTCATATCCAGCGATTGATAGTACAAGCCTTCAGCAAAATCTTGCCAAATGGCTTCTGCCCCAACGCCTACTGAGAACTTTTCTATACCCTCGCGCATTTGCTCACGAAAATAATCATGACTCCAAGGTCTTCGTGCCACGCCAACGATGGTCAGTTCAGGTGGCAGCCGACGCTGCTGTTTGAGATGGTAGATTGCTGGAACAAGCTTTCGGATGGTTAAATCGCCTGACGCGCCGAAGATCACAAGGATCAATGGTTCAGGGGTTCTTTCTTGCTGTAAACCAACCCGTAAGGGATTTTCGAGTATTTGTACCACAGGCTCGGTTGTTGAACGCTAGCTAGATTCTAGCCAATACATCTAGTGTTCGAGAGATATCGTATGTTTTCCTTTAGGATCGCTGCTAAAAAAGCCCCGCATTGCGGGGCTTTTTGGTTCTTAACGCGAGTTCGGGATAATTTGAAATGGGCTTTGAGAGAGGATTTGCGTTGCAAATCCTCTCTCAAAGCCCAAAAGTAAAAGCCTTGCGTAGCAAGGCTTTTACTTTTGGGCTTTTAAAATTTGACAGCTTAACCCGAACTGAGGTTTCTTAAGATTGGCGGATTTGGAAATGTTGTTTAGGAGTGGGGAAGCCTGACTCACTAAAGCTTTCGCGGATGACACGATTGGTGTCATAGTAAACTTGCCAATAGTGGGTGTTGTTGCAGAATGGACGTACTGCTAATTCGGGACCCATCGCAGTGAAGTTGAGGATCTCAATTACAGGGGCAGGATTGCTAATTACGTTAGGAATATTGACAATTCTTTCTTGGATAACACGTATCGCTTCACTAGGATTAACTGAGTGATCTAGCTGTACCTTGATATCGACGCGGCGGTAGTCATTAGCCGAAAAGTTTTGAATATTTTCAGAGAAAAGTTTGTTGTTGCCGATGATCGTGCGGACATTATCGGAAGTGTTGATGATAGTAACAAATAGACCAATCTCGACAACAGTGCCTGTGATACCTGCGGCGGAAATGAAATCGCCAACTTGGAAGGGGCGAAGGATAATCAGGAATGCACCTGCGGCAAAATTAGCGAGCAATCCACTCCATGCGGCTCCGATCGCTACACCAGCTGCCGCTAACAGTGCGGCAAAGGAGGTGGTTTCAACACCGAAGTAACCAAGAATGGCAACTACTAAAATGATATTTAACAGCACCGCAAGACTGGAGTTGAGGTAGCTGATCAATGTGGGATCGATCCTCTGAGTTTTAAGGGTGCGTGAGGTGATGTTGATCGAAATATCAATGAGTTTGCGCCCAATAAACCAGAGGATGATCGCGGCAATGACTTTAAATGCTGCACCAGCCAGCAGGTTTAAATTTGTGGAGAGAACATTTTGAAGTGTCGTTGGATCCATTACGGTAAAGAAATACTCCTGTTGATTGAGATAGTTATACCGATTCACAAAAGAGTGATCACTCTTTTGTGAATCAGAAATCAGACCCAGCAAGGGTTATAAAGCAAAAAACAGCTAAGCTGTTTTTTGCTTTGGTATTAGCATTACTAACGATGGCATGATTTTAAAGGTTAGGCTAAGCATCACTTGGGACTGCTCAGCCTAACCTTAAAATCAAATTCAAACTGCCAAGGTAGCTTAATAAAACTAATGAGAAACATAGATGTCAATATTCACTGACATCGACATCTATAGATTTTGAACGATGCTTGGAAAAATGATACAGAGTTTATGAGTTTATTAATATCTATCAAGTAGCTAGGCTAAAAAATATGGCACACGTGCAGCGTGTGCCATATTTTTTAGCCTTAAAATACCCATCAGAGAGATGTTAAGAACGCGCAGTAAAATAAGTTTGTAGAGTGGCTTTGCCACTCTACAAACAATCTGAGTAAGGGTACATCTATGAGTCGTTATCCTAAGCGCGATCGCCAAATTGAAACTC includes the following:
- a CDS encoding RNA-binding S4 domain-containing protein; the protein is MQENFQETFELAGEYITLCNLLKVCGVADTGGAAKLMIIDGEVEVDGQTELRKGCKVRAGQRVSGYGFTIHVVTPQ
- a CDS encoding peptide chain release factor 3; the encoded protein is MSQLWQELEREVERRRTFAIISHPDAGKTTLTEKLLLYGGAIHLAGAVKARAAQRHATSDWMELEKQRGISITSTVLQFDYMGYCINLLDTPGHKDFSEDTYRTLAAADNAVMLVDGAKGLEPQTRKLFEVCRMRSLPIFTFINKMDRPTREPLELLDEIEKELGITPYVMNWAIGTGDQFKGVYDRATKTVHLFQRSAHGQREATVDIYPYDDPQAIKFIGNNLYNQLLEDLEVLDSLGAEWNTQDLHRGKLTPIFFGSAMTNFGVELFLKSFLEFGMTPTVHESSSGEVSPTDEDFSAFVFKLQANMDPRHRDRIAFVRVCSGKFEKDMSVTHLRSGKSIRLSHAQKLFGQDREAIDVAYAGDVIGLNNPGMFAIGDTIYLGKKRQYAGIPCFSPELFCTLRNPNPSKFKQFRKGISELQEEGAIQIMYSVDESKRDPILAAVGQLQFEVAQYRLQSEYSVETILESMPYSVARWVEDGWEALEAVGRLFNTMVVKDSWNRPVLLFKNQWNLNQVEADHPKLRLKAIAPIAELTTTDTK
- a CDS encoding Coq4 family protein — its product is MTESLDAKQKREEALLSAFLEMVRSPDGDFGVIDRLAAASADLESLQLMIQSLSRHPQGKLAFATYPRVGVVDLEQLALLPSHTLGYTYAQHMIKNNLKPLQMKPSNNDYEFLGAHITETHDIWHVITGFETNIIGEIQLEAFYVSQMRFSRFWLALITKNLLKTVVYDIERSTEYMDAIAQGWLLAKHAQPLFGIDWKLLWEKPLTELRDSLNIKIL
- a CDS encoding SDR family NAD(P)-dependent oxidoreductase, coding for MNVRGKTALITGASRGIGRAIALELAHHGVKCLILVARDQDRLNSLASEIEDLGIEAVSLPLDLSQTIEVNIAIAQVWRDVGPIDILINCAGVAHQSSFLRSRFQDVQSEIEINLLGMYAITRMVARRMAVQRRGSIVNVSSLMGKVAAPTMATYSATKFAIVGFTQALRGELAAYNIKVSALLPSLTDTDMAQDLEWFRWVSLMTPKQVAKALISGLEREAPEILVGWQSHLAVWCHRLFPFLMEKILLMAAPKVS
- a CDS encoding GNAT family N-acetyltransferase; translated protein: MRDLPEQFLTLQTPRLILRKITIEDAEDIFAYASDPQVTTYTLWDAHQSIKDTYEYLNNVAFAIYRSGKGMKWGIVEKESGKLIGTCSLHNTPIHRRAELGYVIAREYWGQGLMTEAAQAAITFGFHVMHLLRIQAYCAVDNIGSARVLEKSGMQFEGILHNYVFTKNRPWDVKMYAITRSPDFLL
- the hemF gene encoding oxygen-dependent coproporphyrinogen oxidase, with amino-acid sequence MTIAPVAPSKVLPKVPVDSKTRVKQFMQNLQDSICQGLEELDGKAKFKQDQWERPEGGGGRSRVITDGDYFDKGGVNFSEVFGSQLPPTILRHHPEVAGETFYATGTSMVLHPKNPYAPTVHLNYRYFEAGPIWWFGGGLDLTPYYGFGEDAKHLHTTLKAACDRHNPNYYPVFKQWCDDYFFLKHRGETRGVGGIFFDYQNGEEGLYKNSNDSTTAQVMSDEIGDVPRTWEEIFAFVQDCGNAFLPAYTPIANRRRNMEFGDREKQWQLYRRGRYVEFNLVYDRGTIFGLQTNGRTESILMSLPPLVRWDYDYHPEPNTPEAELHTTFLKPQDWVNWQG
- a CDS encoding ABC transporter ATP-binding protein, producing the protein MLEINNLSVNYGGIQALQDVSLTVNEGEVVTLIGANGAGKTTTLRTISRLVSPRSGQILYNGKNITSLRPDQVVQAGIAHSPEGRRVLARQTVLDNLELGAFLRSDRWGIKADIEKQFQIFPRLGERRDQLAGTLSGGEQQMLAIARAVMSRPKLLLLDEPSLGLAPQIVREIFKTIVELNKSGVTILLVEQNATLALQNANRGYVMESGIITIEGQASDLLIDERVRQAYLG